In Tubulanus polymorphus chromosome 2, tnTubPoly1.2, whole genome shotgun sequence, a single window of DNA contains:
- the LOC141900445 gene encoding T-box transcription factor TBX2-B-like: MASAMYEEQLFGQRSRTFPLSHGLVSASHQSFPFAGFPMTHDPLGLAPGPQQFGAYAHMNMGVTDHKRLLHHGSSQQDENNKNIKIKLENRELWQKFHAIGTEMIITKTGRRMFPTYKVNLEGLEPHAKYILLMDIIPVDDCRYKYHNSEWVVTGKAEPHMPGRLYIHPDSPASGAHWMKQTVSFQKLKLTNNNLDQNGHIILNSMHKYQPRVHVVQADDIFSMRWKSFHTYAFEETSFIAVTAYQNEQITQLKIDHNPFAKGFRDNGMARRDCRLQFKRSIHDSSDSDNDKDCISMDKKKMRREDEDQVDGHITSTTCNVGSSAEHLIKQEPTRLELSPAGTSPGSEGRLNHSSLTDSEKSSDHLNSSGDDLGSCIIGKSSTSITQPLRRQPNQLLSPQCQYLPQNSCSYFQHSSSPFQFRGADQMYYPHPPAPNCSNNSFLPAVTTAGGFLQPVPSMKLPAACHMSSPSANACSMTNTSPHHGSSPPSGYALTAGSQSHTSMSSCTYVQPNQHYSMMNLTSNPHFTTGPLV, encoded by the exons ATGGCATCAGCTATGTATGAGGAACAATTATTCGGGCAAAGATCGAGGACCTTCCCGTTAAGTCATGGACTAGTTTCAGCAAGTCATCAGTCGTTCCCGTTTGCAGGATTTCCGATGACACACGATCCTCTTGGATTAG CTCCAGGACCGCAACAATTCGGTGCGTACGCTCACATGAATATGGGTGTCACGGATCACAAACGACTTTTGCATCACGGCTCATCGCAACAAGacgaaaacaacaaaaatatcaaaatcaaactcgAAAACAGAGAATTATGGCAGAAATTCCACGCTATTGGAACTGAAATGATCATTACAAAAACCGGGAG acGAATGTTCCCGACCTATAAAGTGAATCTAGAAGGACTGGAACCACACGCTAAATACATTCTCCTAATGGATATCATTCCTGTTGATGATTGCCGGTATAAATATCACAATTCGGAATGGGTAGTGACCGGTAAAGCGGAACCTCACATGCCAGGGCGACTGTATATTCACCCAGATTCACCAGCCTCCGGAGCTCACTGGATGAAACAAACCGTCAGCTTTCAGAAATTAAAACTTACAAATAACAATCTCGACCAAAATGGACAT aTTATCTTGAATTCGATGCACAAATATCAACCTCGAGTTCACGTAGTTCAAGCTGATGATATATTCTCGATGAGGTGGAAGTCGTTTCATACTTACGCTTTTGAGGAAACTTCGTTTATCGCCGTCACAGCATATCAGAATGAACAG ataactcaattgaaaatcgaCCACAATCCGTTCGCTAAAGGATTCAGAGATAATGGAATGGCGCGAAGAGATTGTAGATTACAATTCAAACGGTCAATTCACGATTCATCGGATTCTGACAATGATAAAG attgCATTTCAATggacaagaaaaaaatgagaCGCGAAGACGAAGATCAGGTCGACGGACACATCACATCTACGACTTGTAACGTGGGAAGTAGCGCCGAACATTTGATAAAACAAGAACCAACTCGTCTGGAACTGTCACCCGCCGGAACCAGTCCCGGTAGCGAGGGTCGTCTGAACCATTCATCGTTAACAGACAGCGAGAAATCATCCGACCATTTGAACAGTAGCGGCGATGATCTAGGATCGTGTATCATCGGCAAATCTAGTACATCGATTACTCAACCGCTTAGGCGTCAACCAAATCAGTTACTGTCACCGCAATGTCAGTATCTACCGCAAAATTCCTGTTCGTACTTCCAGCATAGCTCGTCACCGTTTCAGTTCCGAGGAGCCGATCAGATGTACTATCCTCATCCGCCTGCTCCTAATTGCtcgaataatagttttttaccGGCGGTCACGACGGCCGGCGGATTTCTACAGCCTGTTCCCAGTATGAAACTACCAGCTGCTTGTCATATGTCTTCTCCAAGCGCTAATGCGTGTTCGATGACCAATACTTCACCTCATCACGGCAGCAGTCCGCCGTCTGGGTACGCGCTGACTGCAGGCTCCCAGTCGCACACTTCCATGTCGTCTTGTACTTACGTTCAACCGAATCAACATTATTCGATGATGAATTTGACGAGTAATCCACATTTCACGACCGGACCGCTCGTCTAG